Below is a genomic region from Echinicola rosea.
ATTATTATATTTATGGTAATCGCTAGTCATTTACTAAAATCCTATTGTGTTTCTCTTTGCTCCAAAACAACCCCACCTAACCTCCCCGCCGCGGCGGGGAGGACTCAATACATTTGTCTCACATCTCTCTACTTAATACTACTTCCCCCCCAATGCAGAACAGTTTTCTGGGAACTATGTGTTTTTTTTGAATGAAATAGGTAATTACAACCCAAAACATTCAATGACAATACATATGATTTACCCACGCCTGCACGCGTATGTAACCAAAGGAGCATGGTTGTTTTTTCTGCTCTTTACCTTTACACTAAACGCTCAACAGACTGAAAAGCAGCTCCTAAGTGGCACCGACAGCAAAAACACCGTGACCTGGGATTTTTTCTGTACAGGTGGAAGAAACAGTGGAAAATGGACGACCATCGATGTTCCCTCACACTGGGAACAAGAAGGTTTTGGCACCTATAACTATGGCCGTGATTATGTCACATACGGCAAAAACTTCCAATTTGCCGATGAACAAGGCAAATACAAACACACTTTTACCGTACCCGATGATTGGCAAGGCAAAACCATTGAACTGGTTTTTGAAGGCTCCATGACGGACACAGAGGTGAAAATAAATGGTCAATTGGCCGGTGATATCCATCAAGGAGCATTCTATCGGTTTAAGTATGACATTACGGATAAGCTCAAATTTGGAGAGGAGAATCTTTTGGAAGTTACTGTCAGTAAAATGTCCGCTGACCATTCTGTAAACCGTGCAGAACGGTATGCTGACTATTGGATCTTTGGTGGTATTTTCAGGCCAGTTTACTTACAGGCCATGCCGAAGCAGCATATCGCCCAAGCGGCCATCACAGCTGAAGCGAATGGCTCATTCAGCGCAGAAGTAACCCTCGAAGGCTTGGAAAAAAATGCCGAACTGGCCGCCACCATCACCGATCAATCCGGCAACATCGTCAGCCAATTTATAACCAATGCCAAAAAGAAAGACAAAAAGGTCGTTATTTCAAAAAAATTGGATGAGGTAAGCACTTGGACTTCAGAAACGCCCAACCTATACCACCTTACACTGAGTTTGGAACGCAAGGGAGAACAGCTACATGAAATCCATGAGCGTTTTGGCTTCCGAACCATCGAGATCAAGCAAGGTGATGGCATATATGTGAATGGCACCAAAATCAAACTCAAAGGTGTCAACAGACATGCCTTCTGGCCCGAAACAGGGCGGTCTTTGACACCAGAAATTAACCTAAACGATGTCCTCTTGATCAAGGAAATGAACATGAATGCGGTGAGAACGGCGCATTATCCTCCTGACCCTTCCTTTTTGGACTACTGTGACAGCTTGGGCCTTTATGTGATGGACGAACTGGCAGGATGGCAAAATGCCTACGATACCGCCCCCGGTGAAAAATTGGTCAAAGAATTGGTCGAGAGAGACCTCAACCACCCTTCCATCCTTTTCTGGAGCAATGGCAACGAAGGAGGCACCAATAAGGAATTGGACGACGACTTTGGGATGTACGACCCTTCGGGACGGCCGGTGCTTCATGCCCATCATCGCCCCGGCAATTCGCACAATGGTGTGGATACGGATCATTACGAAAATTATAAGAGCTTGCAAAACAAGCTGAAAGACACCTTGATCTATATGCCTACCGAATTCCTGCACGGCCAGGATGATGGCGGCGGTGCGGCAGGACTTACCGATTACTGGGAATTGATGTGGAAATCCAAGTTGTCCGCTGGAGGCTTCCTTTGGGTGCTGTCCGATGAAGGTATCATCCGCACAGACATCCACAACAAAATCGACGTCAACAGGCTCAATGCTCCTGATGGATTGGTCGGCCCTTTCCGCCAGAAAGAAGGTAGTGTATATGCCATCAAGGAAATCTATTCCCCTGTCCATATTGAAAAAATCAAGGACATTTCCAATTGGAATGGCGAGCTTCAAATTGAAAACCGATACCATTTTACCAACCTCCAAGAAGTGACCTTCGATTGGAAACTGGTAGCGTTTAATGCCATTGACAACCCACAAACCGGATATAAGGTCGTAAATTCGGGTAAACTGAATGGACCTGACCTGGCTCCTACCGCTTCTGGAAACTTACACCTTCCCTTGCCTGCTGACTGGAAAGCGCAAGATGCCCTGATGCTCACCGCTACGGATCCACACGGTGAGGAAATCTATACCTGGTCATGGCCTATCCAACCCAACCAAAAACTGATCAAAGAAACCATCATGGCAGCGGGAGATGAAGCCAGCAAAGTGGAAGACCAAGACAGTGTACTGACCATAAGCGGTGGAAAGTTTGCCTTGACATTCAATAAAGCAGACGGGAAACTCATTCGCATCAAAAAACCTTCAGGTCCAGAACTTTCTTTCGGCAACGGTCCAGTCTTCACAGAGGGAGAAATCAGCGTGAAGGATGTACATTATGAAGAAAAGGATGGTAAAGCTGTGTTCAAAGTAAATTATAATGGAGCCCTGAAGTATGCTGAATGGAGCATTGCCGACAACGGCTGGGTAACGCTCGATTATGAGTATGAATTGCCAACAGGAGACTATGCTTATCCGGGCATCAGCTTTGATTACCCAGAAGCCAATGTCATCAGCGCCAAATGGCTGGGGAAAGGCCCTTTCCGTGTCTGGAAAAACCGTCCGCAAGGAAGGTTTGACGAGCACCAAAACATGTACAACGATACCCACACGGGGGCTACTCCCTGGGAATATCCTGAATTTAAAGGATACTTTGGGGACATAGCTTGGATGGAAATCAATACCGCCCAAGGGAAATTCTACGTAGTGGCCAAAGAGCCAAACCTCTATGTTCGCTTGTTTGACTTCTATGGCATCTCAGGCCCCAGGGGCTATCCTGCACTTCCTGAAGGAGACATTTCTTTCTTGGATGCCATCCCTGCGCTAGGCAGTAAGCTGGCATTGGGGATCACCGGAAACGCAGGAGTCTATGGCCCCATGGGCGAAAACACCCATTTGGATGGACCGGTCAAAAGAACGTTATATTTCTATTTTGGCATACTTCAAGACTGACCAATCATATTTTATCGATTACTGGATGCGAAGCCGGGGAAGGAAACTTCTCCGGCTTTGTTTATGATATGTATCCATCCCATATCATCACTTTTAGTTATAGGCGATAAGAAAAAGGATAAGGCAAAATCCAAAAAGCTTCTATACTTTTGCCCTTTCATTATAATGTTCCCAAGAAGTGAAAAAAGTCAATCGAGGATATCGAAAAGCCCGTTACGTAGTTTACAAACAAACCATCCTCAATCCAATTGACCACTTATGGACGTTTGTCGGTGGTTTTTTGGGTATCGGTTGTATTGCGTTTATCCAGTCAGAACTGCATCACTTTTCAGTATTGGAAAAAATATTCTTGATCGGCTCCTTCGGTGCTTCGGCAGTGCTGGTATATGGCGCTACCAACAGTCCTTTAGCACAGCCCAGAAATCTGATATTAGGACATATGGTAAGTGCTTTTGTGGGGGTTTCAGTGATGAAGACCATTGGCCAACTGGACATCTTCTGGCTGACCTGTGCCACGGCGGTTTCCCTGGCCATCATTGCCATGCAGATACTAAAAGCCCTTCATCCACCTGGCGGTGCCACAGCCCTGATCGCTGTGATCGGCACCACGAAGGTAAAAGCACTCGGTTTTATGTATGTATTGAGTCCTGTTTTTTCAGGAGCCATGATCCTTTTGATTATTGCGCTGATCATCAACAACATTCCAAAAGACCGCCACTATCCCTACAATCCAAAAGTATCTCCCTATATGGGCAGAAGAAAAAAGTATTGGCTGAATATTCAGCGGACACTGGGGATTCGGTAGTTTTTTTGGTATGTGGTATTTGGTATGTCGTCATCGTAATTGGTAACGCGTAAATTGTACTATGAAGTACACTGTCCATCGTTAATGGTAGCATCCAATGACCCTTCATCAACATTGGTCACACAAGCTTAGGCGTAAACAACATCGCTGAGAGCGCATTCTCATTGACGACGTGCATGCCTTGCTCCTATAAAATCAACCATCATAAGCCAAGGCCAAGTTACCTGATATTGCTCGTAGGTAACTTGGCCTTCCAAATTGCTTACTTGGTTTTGGTCCCGTTCATTAGGTTTTCCAGCTTCATTTCGTCACGAAAACAAAATCATGGGAGCCTTTTTGCTTTTGGATATTGGTTCAGTTTTGCTACGAGGGCTTTGATTACTTCTGGATTTTCTGCCGCAATGTTCTTCGTCTCTTGATCATCTTCCTGATAGTCATAAAGTTCATAGATCACTTCTTTACCTTTGTCTTTCGTATGCGTCCATCGGACCATTCTGTAGCGATCCGTTCTGATGGCTTCGCCCAAATATCCTCCACGGTTGAAGGCATGGTAAGCGTGGTCCTTGATGATGGTCTGGCCATTGTTCAAGGTCGGTGATAGGTCTATGCCGTCAATCGGCTGAGGGCCCTTAGGGCGATCCAAGCCTGCCAGAGAGGCCAAGGTCGGGAAGATATCCACAGTTTCGGCAAACTGCTTGGTACTGCTTCCACTGGCCGTCACACCAGGTGCCCTGAAAATGATCGGAATTCGATTGGCCTGCTCATAGTTGGTGTGCTTGGTCCAGATGGCGTGGTCTCCTAGATGCCACCCATGGTCACCCCAAAGCACTACAATGGTGTTTTCATCCAGATCCAATCGCTCCAATTCCCTCAGCACTTTGCCCACCTGGGCATCCATATAGGTCAAACTGGCATAATAACCGTGCACCAATTTTCGCTGCAAGTCTTTTTCATACACATGCTGGTGATTGGGAATAGGAAAAAATTGGTTGATCTCCCCTCCTCTTTTGACAGCAAATTCGGGAGCTCCCTCAGGGCCTTCTTCAAATTCTGCTAACGGAAGACTTTCCGGGTCATACATATCCCAGTATTTTTGGGGTACGCTAAAAGGTAAATGCGGCCGGGCAAATCCCACTGCCATAAAGAAAGGCTGATCCGGCTCTTTGCTCAGATCACGCAGCCGGTCAATGGCATGACGGGCCACGCGACCATCAGCATATGCTTCATCTGTCACATCTGGACTTTCCCAGGCCGCTCCCCTGGGAAGTTCATGGTTAGGCGGAGTCCCTTCGATGTACATAGGTGTGTTTTCGAAATAAGCCTCTTCACGGGTCAGCTGTCCATTGGTGCTTTCTGGATCCACATATTCAATCACTTTTTCTTTCCAATGTGGAATACTCCAGGAAGCGGCATCATTGGTATTGCCATGGCCGATATGGAAGACTTTGCCCATGGACTCGGCATGATACCCTGCCGATCTGAAATACTGTGGCATGGTCACCGCATCTGGAATGACATCTCTAAATTCCTTGCCAAAATCATATAGTCCCGTGCTCGTAGAACGAGCGCCCAAGATCAAATTATAACGGCTGGAAACACAAACAGCCTGATTACAATAAGCCTGGTCAAACCGCATCCCGCTATTGGCCAATCCGTCAATATTAGGACTGATGGCATGCTCATCACCATAAACCCCCAAATTGGGCTTAAGATCATCCACTAATATC
It encodes:
- a CDS encoding glycoside hydrolase family 2 protein, with the protein product MTIHMIYPRLHAYVTKGAWLFFLLFTFTLNAQQTEKQLLSGTDSKNTVTWDFFCTGGRNSGKWTTIDVPSHWEQEGFGTYNYGRDYVTYGKNFQFADEQGKYKHTFTVPDDWQGKTIELVFEGSMTDTEVKINGQLAGDIHQGAFYRFKYDITDKLKFGEENLLEVTVSKMSADHSVNRAERYADYWIFGGIFRPVYLQAMPKQHIAQAAITAEANGSFSAEVTLEGLEKNAELAATITDQSGNIVSQFITNAKKKDKKVVISKKLDEVSTWTSETPNLYHLTLSLERKGEQLHEIHERFGFRTIEIKQGDGIYVNGTKIKLKGVNRHAFWPETGRSLTPEINLNDVLLIKEMNMNAVRTAHYPPDPSFLDYCDSLGLYVMDELAGWQNAYDTAPGEKLVKELVERDLNHPSILFWSNGNEGGTNKELDDDFGMYDPSGRPVLHAHHRPGNSHNGVDTDHYENYKSLQNKLKDTLIYMPTEFLHGQDDGGGAAGLTDYWELMWKSKLSAGGFLWVLSDEGIIRTDIHNKIDVNRLNAPDGLVGPFRQKEGSVYAIKEIYSPVHIEKIKDISNWNGELQIENRYHFTNLQEVTFDWKLVAFNAIDNPQTGYKVVNSGKLNGPDLAPTASGNLHLPLPADWKAQDALMLTATDPHGEEIYTWSWPIQPNQKLIKETIMAAGDEASKVEDQDSVLTISGGKFALTFNKADGKLIRIKKPSGPELSFGNGPVFTEGEISVKDVHYEEKDGKAVFKVNYNGALKYAEWSIADNGWVTLDYEYELPTGDYAYPGISFDYPEANVISAKWLGKGPFRVWKNRPQGRFDEHQNMYNDTHTGATPWEYPEFKGYFGDIAWMEINTAQGKFYVVAKEPNLYVRLFDFYGISGPRGYPALPEGDISFLDAIPALGSKLALGITGNAGVYGPMGENTHLDGPVKRTLYFYFGILQD
- a CDS encoding HPP family protein is translated as MKKVNRGYRKARYVVYKQTILNPIDHLWTFVGGFLGIGCIAFIQSELHHFSVLEKIFLIGSFGASAVLVYGATNSPLAQPRNLILGHMVSAFVGVSVMKTIGQLDIFWLTCATAVSLAIIAMQILKALHPPGGATALIAVIGTTKVKALGFMYVLSPVFSGAMILLIIALIINNIPKDRHYPYNPKVSPYMGRRKKYWLNIQRTLGIR
- a CDS encoding sulfatase; the protein is MKVSCFKVMKNWVPLVILIFVGTSAMSQQKEKPNILLILVDDLKPNLGVYGDEHAISPNIDGLANSGMRFDQAYCNQAVCVSSRYNLILGARSTSTGLYDFGKEFRDVIPDAVTMPQYFRSAGYHAESMGKVFHIGHGNTNDAASWSIPHWKEKVIEYVDPESTNGQLTREEAYFENTPMYIEGTPPNHELPRGAAWESPDVTDEAYADGRVARHAIDRLRDLSKEPDQPFFMAVGFARPHLPFSVPQKYWDMYDPESLPLAEFEEGPEGAPEFAVKRGGEINQFFPIPNHQHVYEKDLQRKLVHGYYASLTYMDAQVGKVLRELERLDLDENTIVVLWGDHGWHLGDHAIWTKHTNYEQANRIPIIFRAPGVTASGSSTKQFAETVDIFPTLASLAGLDRPKGPQPIDGIDLSPTLNNGQTIIKDHAYHAFNRGGYLGEAIRTDRYRMVRWTHTKDKGKEVIYELYDYQEDDQETKNIAAENPEVIKALVAKLNQYPKAKRLP